Proteins encoded together in one Peribacillus asahii window:
- the fahA gene encoding fumarylacetoacetase has protein sequence MTHSFIEVKADSHFPIQNLPYGVFQPKNGGSPRVGVAIGDFVLDLSVIEDAGLLNIPELQGKEVFKQSTLNAFMTTNRKVWSTVRTSLQKLLSSDEPTLRDNSTLRDQAFYQQKDVEMLLPVEIGDYTDFYASKEHAMNVGVMFRGKENALMPNWLNLPVGYHGRASSIVSSGTDVRRPLGQMKTSESDTPVFGPSLRFDFELEMGWFIGPGNDLGKSIPVDEAEDHIFGLVLVNDWSARDIQAWEYQPLGPFLGKNFATSISPWVVPLEALEPFRVDGPKPEVEQLPYLQQSGKGSFDIQLEVHLRGERMDSPQRICQSNFRHLYWSMAQQIAHHTVGGCNLRTGDLLASGTISGSTPESRGSLLELTWGGSEPIQMNNGEQRNWLEDGDELTLTAWCQGDGYRIGFGEVTGCILPALEYSKVQK, from the coding sequence ATGACTCATTCGTTCATTGAAGTTAAAGCAGATTCCCATTTCCCAATTCAAAATCTTCCTTATGGAGTATTCCAACCTAAAAATGGAGGATCTCCTCGTGTTGGTGTGGCGATAGGAGATTTCGTCTTAGATCTTTCGGTTATAGAAGATGCGGGACTTTTAAACATCCCAGAATTACAGGGAAAAGAAGTTTTTAAACAATCCACCCTTAATGCATTTATGACGACGAACCGGAAAGTATGGAGCACAGTTCGTACAAGCCTTCAAAAACTATTAAGTTCTGATGAACCAACTCTTCGGGACAATTCTACCCTTCGCGATCAAGCATTTTATCAACAAAAGGATGTTGAAATGCTTTTGCCTGTAGAAATTGGTGATTACACAGATTTTTATGCTTCAAAAGAACATGCGATGAATGTAGGGGTCATGTTTCGGGGGAAAGAGAATGCATTAATGCCGAACTGGTTGAATCTACCGGTTGGATATCATGGACGTGCTAGCTCAATCGTATCAAGTGGTACAGATGTACGTCGACCACTTGGGCAAATGAAAACGTCAGAAAGTGATACTCCTGTATTTGGGCCTTCCCTCCGCTTTGATTTTGAATTAGAAATGGGATGGTTTATCGGCCCTGGTAACGATCTTGGAAAATCTATTCCGGTTGATGAAGCGGAGGATCATATCTTTGGTCTCGTGCTTGTAAATGATTGGAGTGCACGTGATATTCAAGCTTGGGAGTATCAACCACTAGGACCTTTCCTAGGCAAAAACTTTGCTACCTCGATCTCACCTTGGGTTGTACCACTAGAGGCGCTAGAGCCTTTCCGAGTAGATGGGCCTAAACCAGAAGTGGAGCAACTCCCATATTTACAACAATCCGGAAAAGGATCCTTTGATATTCAATTAGAAGTACATCTCCGTGGAGAAAGGATGGATTCACCGCAGCGTATTTGTCAAAGTAACTTCCGCCACCTCTACTGGAGTATGGCTCAGCAAATCGCTCATCATACGGTAGGTGGTTGTAATTTACGTACAGGGGACTTGCTAGCTTCGGGAACCATTAGTGGATCAACACCTGAATCACGAGGCAGCTTATTGGAATTAACATGGGGAGGATCTGAACCCATTCAAATGAATAATGGTGAACAGCGAAATTGGTTAGAAGATGGCGATGAATTGACCCTAACTGCATGGTGTCAAGGAGATGGCTATCGCATCGGATTTGGTGAAGTGACTGGATGTATTCTCCCCGCACTAGAATACTCTAAAGTCCAGAAATAA
- the hppD gene encoding 4-hydroxyphenylpyruvate dioxygenase: MKKQTEVEKNVLEKEFFAIKDIDYIELYVGNAKQTTFYLCNGYGFRPLAYSGLETGQRDKVSYVLQQKNIRLVVTGALQSDHPIAEFVKLHGDGVKDVALRVDDVEGAYKEAVSRGGIPIMEPQVLEDENGSVKKAIIGTYGDTIHTLIERNDYKGEFLPGYQKADFDFPVAETGLIGVDHIVGNVEHMEEWVSYYEKVMGFKQMIHFDDEDISTEYSALMSKVMHNGGRIKFPINEPANSKRKSQIEEYLDYYNGAGVQHVAVLTNDIVTTVNALKANGVEFLDTPDSYYDMLTERVGEIDESIEKLRELKILVDRDDEGYLLQIFTKPIMDRPTLFFEIIQRKGSRGFGEGNFKALFESIEREQERRGNL, encoded by the coding sequence ATGAAAAAACAAACTGAGGTAGAAAAGAATGTACTAGAAAAGGAATTTTTCGCTATAAAGGATATTGATTATATTGAGCTTTACGTTGGCAACGCTAAACAAACAACTTTTTATTTATGCAACGGATATGGTTTTCGCCCCCTTGCTTATTCAGGATTAGAAACAGGTCAAAGAGACAAAGTTTCTTATGTTCTTCAACAAAAAAACATCCGTCTTGTTGTAACTGGTGCTCTTCAATCGGATCATCCGATTGCCGAGTTTGTAAAACTACATGGTGATGGTGTAAAAGATGTCGCTTTACGTGTGGATGATGTTGAAGGCGCTTACAAAGAAGCGGTTTCACGCGGTGGTATTCCAATCATGGAACCTCAAGTGTTGGAAGATGAAAATGGATCAGTTAAAAAAGCAATTATCGGAACATACGGTGATACTATTCACACACTGATTGAAAGAAATGATTATAAGGGTGAATTTTTACCAGGATATCAAAAAGCAGATTTTGATTTTCCTGTTGCTGAAACAGGATTAATTGGAGTGGACCATATTGTTGGGAATGTAGAGCATATGGAAGAATGGGTTTCCTACTACGAAAAGGTAATGGGCTTTAAACAAATGATTCACTTTGATGATGAAGACATCAGCACTGAATACTCTGCCCTTATGTCAAAGGTTATGCATAACGGTGGAAGAATTAAATTCCCTATTAACGAGCCAGCGAATAGTAAACGCAAGTCCCAAATTGAGGAATATCTTGATTATTATAACGGAGCAGGGGTTCAACATGTTGCCGTACTAACGAATGATATCGTTACAACGGTAAATGCATTAAAGGCCAACGGGGTGGAATTCCTTGATACTCCTGACAGCTACTACGATATGCTGACAGAACGAGTAGGCGAAATTGATGAAAGTATTGAGAAATTACGTGAGCTAAAAATCCTTGTAGACCGTGATGATGAAGGGTACCTATTGCAGATTTTCACAAAACCAATTATGGATCGCCCAACTTTATTTTTTGAAATCATTCAGAGAAAAGGATCTCGAGGTTTTGGAGAAGGAAACTTTAAAGCATTATTCGAATCTATCGAAAGAGAACAAGAACGCAGAGGGAATTTGTAA
- a CDS encoding DUF1450 domain-containing protein, with translation MACIVKFCTSNYINGSYEIKEMAKKNPKITIEEDYCLGNCGQCMTESFAVINQTPEVIEKYEELLEKIEAK, from the coding sequence ATGGCATGTATAGTAAAATTTTGCACATCAAATTATATCAATGGGTCTTATGAAATCAAGGAAATGGCGAAAAAAAACCCAAAAATAACGATTGAAGAAGATTACTGTCTGGGCAATTGTGGACAATGCATGACAGAAAGTTTTGCAGTCATTAACCAAACACCTGAAGTGATAGAAAAATATGAAGAACTCTTAGAAAAGATAGAGGCAAAATAG
- a CDS encoding H-type small acid-soluble spore protein, with product MDANRVKQILSSSADIEVQYNGVSVWIDKLHEDGKTATVELRGPSEERSEVDISELQEF from the coding sequence ATGGATGCCAATCGTGTAAAGCAAATACTCTCTTCTTCAGCAGATATTGAAGTTCAATATAATGGAGTATCCGTGTGGATTGATAAATTGCATGAAGATGGAAAGACGGCTACTGTTGAATTAAGAGGGCCTTCAGAAGAAAGATCCGAAGTAGATATTTCTGAGCTTCAGGAATTTTAA
- a CDS encoding YkvA family protein, whose amino-acid sequence MTNHVDEQEVINKMQRSEKHYSDDKFWDKLKKFGKKAGASVVYAVLLLYYTLQKPEVPKKAKAVIIGALGYFILPVDLLPDMMLGIGFTDDLGALGVALFQVAMYIDDEIKDKAKTKLADWFGQDVDTADIDEKIGR is encoded by the coding sequence ATGACCAATCATGTTGACGAACAAGAAGTCATCAATAAGATGCAAAGGTCGGAGAAACACTATTCAGATGATAAGTTTTGGGATAAATTAAAGAAGTTTGGCAAAAAAGCCGGGGCGTCTGTTGTTTATGCTGTCTTACTTTTGTATTACACGTTACAAAAGCCTGAAGTTCCAAAAAAAGCAAAAGCGGTCATTATTGGGGCATTAGGATATTTTATTCTTCCGGTAGACTTACTTCCAGATATGATGTTAGGAATCGGATTTACAGATGATTTAGGTGCATTAGGTGTGGCGCTATTTCAAGTAGCGATGTATATCGATGATGAGATTAAAGATAAGGCGAAAACAAAGCTTGCAGACTGGTTTGGTCAAGACGTAGATACCGCTGATATTGATGAGAAAATAGGAAGATAA
- a CDS encoding methyl-accepting chemotaxis protein, giving the protein MRIKTRLISVIVLLVLSLLAVGVIAITSLHKNVDENEHMDRLSEMQYISKQIEFRMAGQSNDERALLLTKDETYAQQMQEKSDEIFLHLERLSQLAPASDQTLVAEITRNYGKYWAVSQQVIETIKDDSEKANTLHFEEGRQLRKEILDPSFERYIEKLDTEIVEARKQLKSDSSLRQTLLVVIAGIATIVGVVFGIRLIKAILVPLHKLKEQMNDISEGEGDLTKTIEVKNQDEFGEVAQSFNAFIVSLREMISRISVSSEQAASSSEQFLASAEQTTASADQIADSLQQISMNMNHQNKILDESSLAVKESLDGILNIATSAANVSSAAEVVSMKADNGEKSVEKIVDSMEFIHQSVDEADQSIRSLAEDVLKINHITEIINDIANQTNLLALNAAIEAARAGEHGKGFSVVAEEVRKLADQSSQSANQIRELIDHIQVETKNTVNTIVVVKDNVNTGNDLTKETAVQFKEILDSISSVSTQIQQIAATTEHLGTSFESVSQRVEDVLSLSEVISENTSEITATTEEQLATMQEIQAAAQSLTVISESLYELVHRFKM; this is encoded by the coding sequence ATGAGAATTAAGACCAGGCTTATAAGTGTGATTGTTTTATTAGTTTTGTCTTTACTGGCTGTTGGAGTTATAGCTATTACGTCTTTACATAAAAATGTAGACGAAAACGAACATATGGATCGTCTTTCGGAAATGCAATATATATCGAAGCAAATTGAGTTTCGGATGGCGGGACAGTCCAATGATGAGAGAGCTTTACTGCTTACAAAAGATGAAACGTATGCTCAACAAATGCAGGAAAAATCGGACGAGATTTTTCTTCATTTAGAACGATTAAGTCAACTCGCCCCAGCATCTGATCAAACATTAGTTGCTGAAATTACGCGAAATTATGGAAAATATTGGGCAGTTAGTCAACAAGTCATAGAAACAATAAAAGATGATTCTGAAAAGGCGAATACACTTCATTTTGAAGAAGGTCGTCAGTTACGTAAAGAAATTTTAGATCCATCTTTTGAGCGTTATATTGAAAAGTTGGATACAGAGATAGTTGAAGCAAGAAAGCAGTTAAAATCGGACTCCAGTCTTAGACAGACATTATTAGTCGTGATTGCAGGGATAGCGACTATAGTAGGAGTAGTATTCGGAATTCGTTTAATTAAAGCTATTTTGGTTCCATTACATAAGCTGAAAGAGCAAATGAATGATATTTCTGAAGGAGAAGGAGATTTAACGAAGACCATTGAGGTGAAGAATCAGGATGAATTCGGTGAAGTAGCACAATCATTTAATGCATTCATTGTTTCATTAAGAGAGATGATTTCTCGTATTAGTGTTTCATCCGAACAAGCAGCTTCTTCATCCGAACAGTTCTTAGCTAGTGCAGAGCAAACAACGGCATCAGCTGATCAAATTGCAGACTCTCTTCAACAAATTTCAATGAATATGAATCATCAGAACAAAATTTTAGATGAGAGCTCGTTAGCCGTAAAGGAATCGTTAGATGGAATATTAAACATCGCTACGAGTGCAGCAAATGTTTCGAGTGCTGCTGAAGTCGTTAGCATGAAAGCGGATAATGGCGAGAAAAGTGTAGAAAAGATTGTAGATTCTATGGAGTTTATTCATCAGTCAGTCGATGAAGCTGATCAAAGTATCCGTTCTTTAGCGGAGGATGTGTTAAAAATTAATCACATTACAGAGATCATTAATGATATTGCGAATCAAACGAATTTATTAGCATTGAATGCAGCGATTGAAGCGGCAAGAGCCGGAGAGCATGGAAAAGGCTTTTCCGTTGTAGCGGAGGAAGTGCGCAAATTAGCAGATCAATCGAGTCAATCGGCTAATCAAATTCGGGAGCTGATTGATCATATACAAGTGGAGACGAAAAATACTGTGAATACAATTGTTGTTGTGAAAGATAATGTAAATACGGGAAATGACTTGACGAAAGAAACAGCGGTACAATTTAAGGAAATATTAGACTCGATTTCTAGTGTATCGACGCAAATTCAACAAATTGCAGCGACGACGGAACATCTAGGTACAAGTTTTGAATCCGTTTCTCAAAGAGTGGAAGACGTTTTATCATTATCTGAGGTTATTTCAGAAAATACGAGTGAAATTACAGCGACAACAGAAGAACAATTAGCGACAATGCAAGAAATCCAAGCAGCAGCTCAGTCTTTAACGGTTATATCAGAATCTCTTTATGAGCTAGTTCATCGATTTAAGATGTAA
- a CDS encoding ABC transporter ATP-binding protein, producing the protein MLKVTKIETFYDKIQALKEVSLEVEQGQIVTILGANGAGKTTTMKTIAGLLKPKKGKVEFLGEDITGLRPDQLLKKGIALVPEGRAILSSMTVYENLEMGAYQRNDKEVEQDIENVMSRFPILKERKTQLAGTLSGGQQQMLAIARALLSKPKLLLLDEPSMGLAPLIVADIFKIITEIKDGGTTVLLVEQNAKQALKIADYGYVLETGKVIISGNAKDLLEDSRVVEAYLGKKSS; encoded by the coding sequence TTGCTTAAAGTAACGAAAATTGAAACTTTTTATGATAAAATTCAGGCGTTAAAAGAGGTTAGTCTTGAAGTGGAGCAAGGTCAAATTGTCACGATTTTAGGGGCAAATGGGGCCGGTAAAACGACGACTATGAAAACGATTGCTGGTTTATTAAAACCTAAAAAAGGGAAAGTAGAGTTTTTAGGTGAAGATATCACAGGACTAAGACCCGATCAGCTTTTGAAAAAAGGAATTGCTCTTGTTCCAGAAGGTAGAGCTATACTATCTTCTATGACCGTGTATGAAAATTTAGAAATGGGCGCTTATCAACGTAATGATAAGGAAGTCGAGCAAGATATTGAAAATGTAATGAGCCGCTTTCCAATTTTGAAAGAAAGAAAGACCCAGCTAGCTGGAACCCTTTCAGGTGGCCAGCAGCAAATGCTTGCTATTGCTCGGGCCCTTCTTTCAAAACCAAAATTATTATTACTAGACGAGCCTTCAATGGGACTGGCACCTTTAATTGTGGCTGATATTTTTAAAATTATTACAGAAATTAAAGATGGAGGAACAACGGTTCTTCTTGTTGAACAAAATGCAAAACAAGCATTGAAGATTGCTGATTATGGCTACGTTTTGGAAACGGGTAAAGTTATTATTAGTGGAAATGCTAAAGACTTACTAGAAGATTCTAGAGTGGTTGAAGCGTATCTTGGGAAAAAATCGAGTTAA
- a CDS encoding ABC transporter ATP-binding protein, which yields MVLEIKNITKNFGGISALTDVSFQLKEGEIHGLIGPNGAGKTTMFNLITNMFPPTTGEIIFSNETITGIKPHKITDKGICRTFQNIRLFSQMTTLENVMVGAHSRSKAGVFSGVFRPKSQRTEERKIREKAIELLDLVGLSDFHDFVSENLSYGQQRRLEIARALASDPKLLLLDEPAAGMNETETASLFDLIKQVQVRGISVLIIEHDMPLVMKLCDHITVLNFGKKLAEGTPEEIQNNPAVIEAYLGSEEDDEIA from the coding sequence ATGGTTCTAGAAATTAAAAATATCACTAAAAACTTTGGCGGAATCTCTGCTTTAACCGATGTGTCATTTCAGCTAAAAGAAGGAGAAATACATGGTTTAATAGGTCCCAATGGAGCAGGGAAAACGACGATGTTTAACCTTATTACTAATATGTTCCCGCCAACTACGGGAGAAATTATCTTTTCAAATGAAACAATAACAGGAATTAAACCACATAAGATCACGGATAAAGGTATTTGCCGTACTTTTCAAAACATTCGTCTATTTTCTCAAATGACAACATTGGAAAATGTAATGGTTGGTGCACATTCTCGTAGTAAAGCTGGTGTGTTTAGCGGTGTGTTTCGTCCTAAATCGCAACGTACAGAAGAAAGGAAAATACGTGAAAAAGCAATAGAGCTTTTGGATTTAGTAGGATTATCAGATTTCCATGACTTTGTATCAGAAAACTTATCCTATGGTCAGCAAAGACGATTAGAAATTGCTAGAGCATTAGCGAGTGATCCGAAGCTATTATTACTAGATGAACCTGCAGCTGGTATGAATGAAACGGAAACAGCAAGCTTATTCGATTTAATTAAACAGGTTCAAGTAAGAGGAATTTCGGTTTTAATTATTGAACACGATATGCCTCTAGTTATGAAGCTATGTGATCATATTACTGTGTTGAACTTCGGTAAGAAACTAGCAGAGGGAACACCTGAGGAAATTCAAAATAACCCTGCCGTGATTGAAGCCTACCTTGGATCCGAGGAGGATGATGAAATTGCTTAA
- a CDS encoding branched-chain amino acid ABC transporter permease: protein MLAELLNPYYLQIGSFILINIILAISIYVTLSSGQLSLGSAGFMGIGAYTSALVTINFDLPIIVGVIVASLVAGICGIIVGLPSLRLSGVYLAIATLGFGEVMRVFFVNWESVTKGSVGLSGIPHIGRELLNLFRDAGLDPSSIGLRNNQFVYLLVLILLLLITIFIIWFFVRQNNSRVGRAFAAIKMDEKAAEAMGINITYYKVLSFTQGAIVAGFAGSLFAHVLAYISPADFAYHRAVEILIFAVFGGSEVILGAIFGATFMTLLPEALRVISEYRYMIYGLILIFMMAFRPQGIITENMVQWLKKKFSSKRGNSHGSRN, encoded by the coding sequence ATGCTAGCTGAGCTTCTTAATCCATATTACTTACAAATAGGTTCATTTATTTTAATCAATATTATTTTAGCGATTAGCATATATGTCACGCTGTCTTCTGGACAATTATCCCTTGGAAGTGCTGGCTTTATGGGAATTGGAGCTTACACATCAGCTCTAGTAACAATCAATTTCGATCTTCCGATTATAGTAGGAGTTATTGTAGCTTCCTTAGTAGCGGGTATTTGTGGAATCATTGTTGGTCTTCCTTCATTACGATTAAGTGGCGTATATTTGGCGATTGCCACTCTAGGTTTTGGAGAAGTTATGCGTGTATTTTTTGTGAACTGGGAATCTGTTACAAAAGGTTCTGTTGGCCTTTCTGGAATTCCCCATATTGGAAGGGAACTGCTAAATTTATTCAGAGATGCTGGATTAGATCCAAGTAGCATTGGCTTGAGAAATAACCAATTTGTTTATTTACTCGTCTTAATTCTACTATTATTAATCACTATTTTTATTATTTGGTTTTTTGTTAGACAAAATAATTCACGTGTTGGTCGTGCTTTCGCCGCTATTAAAATGGATGAAAAAGCTGCAGAAGCGATGGGAATCAATATTACGTATTATAAAGTGCTATCCTTTACACAAGGAGCTATTGTAGCTGGTTTTGCAGGATCGTTATTTGCCCATGTATTAGCTTATATTAGCCCAGCTGATTTTGCTTATCATCGTGCAGTTGAAATACTGATTTTTGCTGTTTTTGGTGGTAGTGAAGTAATTTTAGGAGCGATTTTTGGTGCAACGTTTATGACGCTGTTGCCGGAGGCACTTCGTGTGATTAGCGAATATCGTTATATGATTTATGGTCTAATCTTAATCTTCATGATGGCATTCCGCCCTCAAGGGATTATTACTGAAAACATGGTTCAGTGGTTGAAAAAGAAATTTTCATCGAAAAGGGGGAACAGTCATGGTTCTAGAAATTAA
- a CDS encoding branched-chain amino acid ABC transporter permease → MLLEQLINGITLGSIYAIVALGFTLVFGVLGIINMAHGEIFMFGAFIGVIVTSTLKWPLWAAFLVAIVATAILGYLLERFALRPLRGKQGVSHLAPLISTIGVSIFLENVSHHLFGAGNQPFRNSFAEINFQIGSITVYLVQIVIFAISIVLMMGLSYWLLRTKAGKALRATAENLETASILGVDTKRIIILTVIIASALGGIAGILVGMAFNSVNPQMGLSMGLKGLAIIILGGMGNVKGAMAGGLILGLAETLVVAYGDSGYRDAIAFITIIVILLLRPQGIFGKKSAAEGR, encoded by the coding sequence TTGCTTTTAGAACAGTTAATTAACGGAATCACACTTGGGAGCATTTATGCAATCGTTGCCCTTGGATTCACCCTTGTATTTGGGGTTTTAGGTATCATTAATATGGCACATGGAGAAATCTTCATGTTTGGTGCATTTATTGGGGTTATTGTAACAAGTACATTAAAATGGCCGCTCTGGGCAGCCTTTCTTGTCGCAATTGTTGCGACAGCCATTTTAGGGTATTTACTAGAGCGATTTGCTCTTCGTCCACTTCGAGGAAAGCAAGGCGTTTCCCATCTTGCACCATTAATCAGTACGATTGGTGTATCTATTTTTCTTGAGAATGTTTCCCATCATTTATTTGGTGCTGGTAACCAACCGTTCCGTAACTCTTTTGCAGAAATTAACTTTCAAATTGGTTCAATAACGGTTTATCTCGTACAGATTGTCATTTTTGCTATTTCGATTGTATTAATGATGGGTCTATCTTATTGGTTATTAAGAACAAAGGCAGGTAAAGCCCTTAGAGCAACAGCTGAAAATTTAGAAACAGCTAGTATACTAGGGGTAGATACAAAAAGAATTATCATTTTAACCGTCATCATTGCCTCTGCACTGGGCGGAATTGCTGGTATTTTAGTAGGAATGGCTTTTAACTCTGTGAACCCGCAAATGGGATTATCAATGGGTTTAAAAGGGTTAGCGATTATTATTTTAGGTGGAATGGGTAATGTGAAAGGCGCTATGGCAGGTGGATTAATTCTTGGATTAGCTGAGACGCTCGTTGTTGCGTATGGGGATTCAGGCTATCGTGATGCAATAGCATTTATTACCATTATTGTCATTTTATTATTACGACCACAAGGAATTTTTGGTAAAAAATCAGCGGCGGAAGGAAGGTAA
- a CDS encoding ABC transporter substrate-binding protein: MRQTVKKSLVLISVLMLVLLAACSGNSSQSGKEGNEDGTINAKIGVISYLTGPGAAYGEAITNGFKLAQKEINKEGKVKIDLVIEDSVGKQEQALSAAQKLMSDDEIVALLGPTLSTEMNVVGPEADLNGIPIMGTSTTAVGIPQIGEYVFRNSIPESLAIPAAMKKAVEKYDVKKVALLYGNDDVLTKSGYDTMKEEVEKMGLEVVTTQTFQKGQSDYNAQLTKIKSLKPDLILASALYNEGAVIMDQARKLGITIPFVGGNGFNSPEVINIAGKAADGLIVATPWFAGKEDPKVQGFIKAYEAEYGKKPDQFAAQAYDALYIYAEALGNAGEADRDAFRDALAEIKGFEGILGSFSFDKDGDVEMEPTVITIKDGKFQLFE, translated from the coding sequence ATGAGACAGACAGTTAAAAAATCTCTAGTATTAATTTCTGTACTTATGCTTGTATTGTTAGCTGCTTGTAGTGGAAATAGTTCACAATCAGGTAAGGAAGGAAATGAAGATGGGACCATCAATGCGAAAATTGGAGTTATTTCCTATTTAACGGGTCCAGGGGCTGCATATGGGGAAGCGATTACAAATGGATTTAAATTAGCTCAAAAAGAAATCAACAAAGAAGGAAAAGTGAAAATCGATCTTGTTATTGAAGACTCTGTTGGAAAACAAGAACAAGCTTTATCCGCTGCTCAAAAGCTAATGAGTGATGATGAAATCGTTGCGCTATTAGGACCAACATTAAGTACAGAAATGAATGTTGTTGGACCTGAGGCAGATCTAAATGGTATTCCAATTATGGGAACATCGACTACAGCAGTAGGCATTCCACAAATCGGTGAATATGTATTTAGAAACTCTATTCCTGAATCACTAGCTATTCCTGCTGCTATGAAAAAAGCAGTGGAAAAATATGATGTGAAAAAGGTTGCTCTTCTATATGGAAATGACGATGTATTAACAAAGTCTGGTTATGACACGATGAAAGAGGAAGTAGAGAAAATGGGTCTTGAAGTTGTAACGACTCAAACATTCCAAAAAGGGCAATCAGACTATAATGCTCAATTAACGAAAATCAAATCTCTTAAACCTGATTTAATTTTAGCTTCTGCTTTATATAATGAAGGTGCTGTTATTATGGACCAAGCTAGAAAGCTAGGCATTACAATCCCGTTTGTTGGCGGAAATGGGTTTAACTCTCCAGAAGTTATTAATATCGCTGGAAAAGCTGCTGATGGATTAATCGTTGCTACGCCTTGGTTTGCTGGAAAAGAAGATCCAAAAGTACAAGGATTTATTAAAGCGTATGAAGCTGAATATGGCAAGAAACCAGATCAATTTGCAGCTCAAGCATACGATGCCCTTTACATTTATGCGGAAGCTTTGGGAAATGCCGGAGAAGCTGATCGTGATGCATTCCGTGACGCTCTTGCAGAAATTAAAGGCTTTGAAGGAATTTTAGGATCATTCTCTTTTGATAAAGACGGTGACGTTGAAATGGAACCGACGGTTATTACTATAAAAGACGGAAAATTCCAATTGTTTGAATAA
- a CDS encoding ABC transporter substrate-binding protein, translating to MNKRIQRLLSMFAILAVFVLAACGNTKDEGTEQADNKEKKETSYTVEHAMGTAEIKGNPERIVVLTNEGTEALLALGIKPVGAVQSWLGDPWYDHIKDDMKDVEVVGLESEVNLEKIAALKPDLIIGNKLRQEAVYDKLSQIAPTIFSETLRGDWKENFSLYAKAVNQEEKGKEVLQQYDDKVAALKEKLGDKTNQEVSVVRFMAGVTRIYYTDSFSGVIFNELGFKRTEQQTEMFKADSKLGNLAIEVGKEMIPKMDGDVLFYFTYAPEGDPNAVATEEEWTNNPLWKKLSVVQDGKTYKVDDAVWNTAGGVLAANIMLDDIEKIFSEK from the coding sequence ATGAATAAAAGAATTCAGCGATTATTATCTATGTTTGCTATACTAGCTGTCTTCGTTTTAGCCGCGTGTGGTAACACAAAGGATGAAGGAACAGAGCAAGCGGATAATAAAGAGAAGAAAGAAACAAGCTATACAGTTGAACATGCAATGGGAACAGCAGAAATTAAAGGAAATCCAGAGCGTATCGTTGTGTTAACAAATGAAGGAACGGAAGCTCTTTTAGCTTTAGGAATCAAACCGGTCGGTGCTGTACAATCATGGTTAGGTGATCCTTGGTATGATCATATTAAAGATGATATGAAAGATGTTGAAGTAGTCGGTTTAGAAAGTGAAGTAAATTTAGAGAAAATTGCGGCTTTAAAACCTGATTTAATTATTGGAAATAAGCTTCGCCAAGAAGCCGTATATGATAAATTAAGTCAAATTGCTCCTACTATTTTTTCTGAAACATTAAGAGGAGATTGGAAAGAAAACTTCTCATTATATGCGAAAGCTGTGAATCAAGAGGAAAAAGGAAAAGAAGTTTTACAGCAATATGATGATAAAGTAGCTGCGCTTAAAGAAAAACTAGGTGATAAAACGAATCAAGAAGTATCTGTTGTTCGTTTCATGGCTGGAGTGACTCGTATTTACTACACAGATTCATTTTCAGGTGTGATTTTTAATGAGTTAGGATTTAAACGTACAGAGCAGCAAACAGAGATGTTTAAGGCTGATAGTAAATTAGGTAATTTAGCTATTGAAGTAGGGAAAGAAATGATTCCTAAAATGGATGGAGACGTTCTATTTTACTTCACATATGCACCAGAAGGCGATCCAAATGCTGTAGCGACAGAAGAAGAATGGACAAATAATCCGCTTTGGAAGAAGCTATCTGTTGTTCAAGATGGAAAAACGTATAAAGTAGATGATGCTGTTTGGAATACAGCTGGTGGTGTATTAGCAGCAAATATTATGTTAGATGATATCGAGAAAATTTTCTCAGAAAAATAA